The Planktothrix agardhii NIES-204 genomic interval CCCATGAAACTTATCAACCCGATAAATAATTACTGTACTACCCGAACGATAGGGCGCCGCCCAAATTTGACCTTGAGGATCAACTTCACCCTGGGTATTGCGTTGGACAATATTTTGCCAACGGGAAGGAAGTTGTGACCAAGCGGGCCATAATTTCGGATCAAGGGGTTGAATCAGTTTTTGTTGAATGGCCGAATGTAACCAAAAATCCCCAATCATCACCAAATTAGCTTGGGACGAAGGCTGAGTTGGAGGTTTGGACTGGCCTTTTTCCAAGCGTTCAAATAAATCTTTGAGTTGGGTTTGGGGGACAAAATTCACCGCCCCTCGGCCGAATTGTTGTCGAAACTTGTTCGCCACTTGGGCGGGAACAGAACCCTTGAGAACTTCAACCGTCAGTGCCACAGCTTGTTTACATCCAGCTACGACCTGACTTAAAGTTAAAGCACCGATTCCCTGTAGAAAAAACCTTCGCTTCACGGTCGCTATTCAATCCGTTTCTCTAAATACTGACCGATCATAGTTTGTTCCCCAGCCCGTGAAATAATCGTTTGCCGCGTGCGGTATCGTTGGCCAATCAGTTTAATTTCTTCTTCAAACATAGAACCATTGTACTCGCTTCTCAGACATAACGTATTGACATCGAGCATATAAAATTCAGCCACAACGGGTTTGGGTGTCATAAATCCCCGATCTCGATAAAGCCAGGTGTCACAGACCCCAAACCGAGTTGATCCGGTGGACATTTTTTTACCGGAGATGGAATTAGAACTTTTCCAAGTCACTTTTGACCCACAACTGAGGAGCATCGGGTCATCTAATTGGTGTAATTGAGCAATATCGAGCAAATCAGGACAGCCCGGTTCTAAAAACTCTACGTTAATTTCGCTGGCGACTTCTTGGGTATTTCCCTCTGGAAGTGTGTAGTAGCGCCGTTCTGAATACCAATTTCCCACACTGCGGCTAAAATAGTCTGCCACTTGGGAGGCAATCTCACGGGGGTTTTGCTGGATCAGGGCTTTCATTGTGGCTGCTCCTCAACACGATATGAACGGGTGGAATCCTTCCCTCACAGGAGAGGAAAACTCAAATGTTTGTCACAATTCTTAATTTAATCATAACAGACTTAAAGTGGCAATGATTTTCCGACGATGGGCAGAAAAAGTTTAATTGAGACCGTTGATAATATCTACTGGGTGGTAGAGTTAGGCTACAAATACACTAATTGTTTCAATTTTTCAATGTCTCTGTGTTCAAAAATCTAAATTTCATCACAAAACAATGAATAATCCCTACTTAGGTACAGACCAAGAACGAACTTGCCCCAATGTCACTGGAATCATATAACTCACATCAATACTAAAAAGATAAACCTTTTTGGCTCTCAAACCCCGTTCAGGATCAAAAAACTTTAATTTCACATCCCAACAATCACTATTAACCCGACAGAAGGGACTTTTTTCGATTTCAATTGTATCTAATTCCATCCCGGTAGAAACAGCTTGAGCAAAACTAGAAGCGGCTTGAAAAGCGTTAGTTGCTGCAAAATTTAACGCCCGGTCTTTAGAGGTTTTTCCTAAATTTTGCAAATCAAAATAGACTCTTTTCAGGAAACTACTTAAACTTCTTCGCATTTGAATCTCGTTAGCGTCAGCTAGTTCTTCAGAAAGGGTTTGTAAGGCTGCATCCACTAAACCGTTTACTTTCCAGCCGTACATTCCCCTAATATTATTAATCGTAATTACAGGAACTTCTTGACCGGAAAATAGGGTAATTGTTTTATCAGTAATTTGCCCAGGAATACTCACCCTTTCAACATAATCATCACTGCTTTCGGGTTCAATTTGTCCGGCTAACATTAAGTTTAACATTTCATAAACATCAGCCGCAAATCCTCCTTTTACTTCCAGGGCATAAACTGGGTTAAATTCTTGGTTAATTGTCCAAATTAAGGACTTACTTTCTGAAGAATTTTCTGCTAAATAATTAACTATTTGAGAAGCATCATAGGGATTAGCTGGAATGGTTATTCCGTCAATTTCTACGGGTGGCATTAATTGTTTAAAACTGTCTCGTCTCGCTTCACTCCCGAAGTCATAACCAATTGTTCCTAAAACATAAACTAATTTGGATGCAGCACTAGCAGTAATACCATTAGTAGGTTGACTAGCGGTAATATTAGCCACAGCTACGGCCGAAGAATTGCTGGCAATTACATTACTTAAAGTTAGTAATGGGCTGTTAATTGGGTTTTCTATTTTAGTGAGAGGAGTAATATTATTAACAGGAATAGTAATTTCTGATTGTCTGATTTCAGAAGTTTTAACCGTTGTTAATCGTTCTCCTGTTAATAAGTTATAAGCCCCCGGAATATTGAGTTTTCCTAATAAACAACGTTCCGGTTCTTCTACTTCATTCTGGTCGCAAGGAATCGCACTTTTTAAAATAGCCTGTCGCACGGTTTCAGCATTAGGTTTTTCCCCTCTTTGCAGTTGCATACTCATTAATAAAGCTGAAATTCCAGTAACAATAGGAGCGGCACAACTTGTTCCTTTTTCTCTAACAGGTTCATCGGTACCAGGATTCGCACCTAAGATATTTTCACCGTTAGCCATTACGCCTTTATGTTGATATTCACCACCATAATTACTAAATTTAAAAGGCTGTCCATCATCACGCATTGCACCCACTGTTAAAACATCGGGTAAAATCGAAGGAATACACCAACATTCACCTTTATCATTACCACCCGGAGCCACAATTAAAATATTACTATCTTGGCATTGTTTCACAGCACGAGCAAAGATTTCTTGAGCCATTCCTGATTGAGTAGGATGACAAGCCGCAATATGAATAATATTAACTTCGGCTTTTAATGCTTCATTAATCGCATGGGTGAGATTAACAAAGGAAATAAAATCATCTCCAGCGAAGGAAATCGGAATATTAATCGCCGTACAATTAGGCGCAATACCCTCCACGGGAGAGCCATGCTGTCCTAAAATTGTACTCGAAATATGAGTAGCATGACTAGATAAATCAATCCGTCTTTTAATGTCTTCAGGGAAATCTTTAAAAAAGGCTTCTCTTTCTTTTTTTGCTTCTTCTTTATCGTGATCTGGGTCTTCTTTTTTAGCCTTTTGTTGTTGATTAAATTCTGTCGCTAATTTTAAATAATGATAATACTCATCATTGAGTTCAATATCTTCTGCCCAATAGGGTTTAAATTGAGTAATCTTTGCACCTTTAAAGCAAGCTCGATCTAAATCTGCTGCACCGTCAAGAATAGCAATTTTAATCCGAGAATCGCCTTTTGTATGAGTCCAAAGTTCGGGTATTCCAGGTATAGTAATTAAATCTGGCATAGTTATCGATCAAATAATTTTAGTTTACATTAGAAGCACTCTACTCTTGAGCATTGTACAGAGAAACTTTACCTATTTGCTAATAAGCATTGTTAATAATCATTACAAAGACTCAACCACCAGCATAACCTTAGATTATCATCCAGTCAGTCAAACTTCAACTAATCTGGACACACAAACAATGATCAAGAAAAATATCCGTCCCCAACAATCTGCCCCGGTACAACGTCAAGTGACAACAACTTCTGGTCAAGGTGAAAAAGCATTATTTGCTAGTACAGAGTGTGATATTTTAACCAGACAATGTACTCCCTTTGCTGGAGACGACGCGGAGTAGTCCCTTTAATCCTTAGCACTCACCTGAGTTTCTACCCCCCTAGCCCCCCTTAGTAAGGGGGGAATAATAAGCACAGCACTTTTAATCATCTTTAGTAAGGGGGAATAATAAGCAACTTTAGCCACTATTACTAAGGGGGGAATAAGGAGCAACATAAATTACTAATCGGTTTCAAGCGACCTGTAATGTCTTTGGTTCTGGCAAAATTTTCCCTATTTGCTCATAACCATACACTAAATCTTCTAAAACTTCCTTCGCGTTTTCTAGTGCTTCTTCATAGGTTTCGCCGTGAGTCCGTGCATATTGTCCCCACTCAGGTAAACTAGCAATATAAGCTTGATCTTCTTCAGACCACTGAATCAAAATACTATATTTCATTGTTCATTTCCTTGTTCTAATTGTTCTAGTTCTTTTATGCTTGCCATTATATCTTTTTCCTGATAGGTTTTTGCATCCTTGCTGTCTTTACCAGAGAGAACGACAGGTTTCGGTAAAAGGGGATGAATCCAGTAAGAATGACTACCTTTTCCCCGTTTATTAGGCAAGAGTATAAATCCTGCTTTCTGTAACATTTGTTTCAATTCTCCAACTTTTTTGGGCATTTGTCGTAACTCATAAAATGTGGAGACACAAACCATGACTAAGAAAAACCCCAAACCCCAACAAACCGCACCCGTACAACGGGAAATCAATACCACTTCCTCTGTGGGTGGTACAGGGTGAAATTAAACAACTATTATTTCGTACCAAGAATTTTATCGTACTCAGCATGAGAACCAATCCAAAACCAAACTATCTTGTCTTCATTGGGTTTCATTACTCCCAATGCTCTCCATCCGATTCCTACTCTAACTGACCAAATATTTTCTTTGGGTTTGACTTTCTTAAACTCTAAACTCGGATGAAATGGATTTTCTTTCCAAAGCTCATAATTTTTATAGGAAGTTTCTTTGATTCTTTGAGGTAATACTGTAAATAATTTTCTAAAACTTCTAGTTCTTGATGATCGCATTATTTCTCACCAAAACCCTTATCTTCAGTCTTACCTTCTTCATCTTCAAGTAATGCTAACTGAGCCATTTCTTGAAAAATACCTAAATCCATATCTGGATTAGATAAACTTTCTTGCCATTTTAACTCATTCTCGATATCTTCGAGTAATTGTTGTGCAAGTTCATCCTGAAGATAATTTGAGAGTTTTTGAGCTTCTTGGAATGCTTTTTCTAGTAAATGAGTCATAGATTCTTCCTGAGTTTCTGAAAACAAACAAAAGCAAAACCAATCTGGCAACACCCTTTTGCGGGCGATGACGGGGGAGTAGTCCCCCTAATTTTAGCACTCACCTCAAAAAATGTCAAAACTCTTTTTCTACTTGCCATGGGGTACGGTTAGCCTCAACGAATTGACGGACAATCCTTATAGGGCTTTCGGATACCTGGCACGGTGGGGAAGTTAAACGAGACTTAAATTTTTTGGGGGTGAGATTGGAGTCTTATTCGAGAGATAGAAATAATTAAAGAACAAGTTTTAGAAATCCTAGTTTGTTCCTAATTCCTCAAAAATAATATCCTCATAAACGGACTCAATGGGAAAGATTAAAC includes:
- the pagE_1 gene encoding unknown protein; this translates as MIKKNIRPQQSAPVQRQVTTTSGQGEKALFASTECDILTRQCTPFAGDDAE
- a CDS encoding hypothetical protein (conserved domain protein) — protein: MKYSILIQWSEEDQAYIASLPEWGQYARTHGETYEEALENAKEVLEDLVYGYEQIGKILPEPKTLQVA
- the pagG gene encoding peptidase S8 and S53, subtilisin, kexin, sedolisin; the protein is MPDLITIPGIPELWTHTKGDSRIKIAILDGAADLDRACFKGAKITQFKPYWAEDIELNDEYYHYLKLATEFNQQQKAKKEDPDHDKEEAKKEREAFFKDFPEDIKRRIDLSSHATHISSTILGQHGSPVEGIAPNCTAINIPISFAGDDFISFVNLTHAINEALKAEVNIIHIAACHPTQSGMAQEIFARAVKQCQDSNILIVAPGGNDKGECWCIPSILPDVLTVGAMRDDGQPFKFSNYGGEYQHKGVMANGENILGANPGTDEPVREKGTSCAAPIVTGISALLMSMQLQRGEKPNAETVRQAILKSAIPCDQNEVEEPERCLLGKLNIPGAYNLLTGERLTTVKTSEIRQSEITIPVNNITPLTKIENPINSPLLTLSNVIASNSSAVAVANITASQPTNGITASAASKLVYVLGTIGYDFGSEARRDSFKQLMPPVEIDGITIPANPYDASQIVNYLAENSSESKSLIWTINQEFNPVYALEVKGGFAADVYEMLNLMLAGQIEPESSDDYVERVSIPGQITDKTITLFSGQEVPVITINNIRGMYGWKVNGLVDAALQTLSEELADANEIQMRRSLSSFLKRVYFDLQNLGKTSKDRALNFAATNAFQAASSFAQAVSTGMELDTIEIEKSPFCRVNSDCWDVKLKFFDPERGLRAKKVYLFSIDVSYMIPVTLGQVRSWSVPK
- a CDS encoding hypothetical protein (conserved hypothetical protein); amino-acid sequence: MISRCTGAVCWGLGFFLVMVCVSTFYELRQMPKKVGELKQMLQKAGFILLPNKRGKGSHSYWIHPLLPKPVVLSGKDSKDAKTYQEKDIMASIKELEQLEQGNEQ